A stretch of the Cryptosporangium phraense genome encodes the following:
- a CDS encoding PhoH family protein, which yields MAEIKAPTTAQTRIVVPDAHAMVSLLGSGDAILSLIERSVEADVHVRGNEITLTGSPADNAFAERLFAELLTLVERGEVLTPDAVNRTIAMLKSGGDERPAEVLTLNIISRRGKTIRPKTLNQKRYVDAIDDHTIVFGIGPAGTGKTYLAMAKAVQALQAKQVNRIILTRPAVEAGERLGFLPGTLYEKIDPYLRPLYDALHDMVDPDSIPRLMQAGTIEVAPLAYMRGRTLNDAFIILDEAQNTTAEQMKMFLTRLGFGSKIVVTGDVTQVDLPGGATSGLRVVREILDGVDDVHFAELSSTDVVRHRLVGDIVDAYARYDADHDGGGRRAAGGRPGRRN from the coding sequence ATGGCAGAAATCAAAGCGCCTACCACGGCGCAAACCCGCATCGTCGTCCCTGACGCCCACGCGATGGTCAGCCTGCTGGGCTCTGGTGACGCCATTCTTTCCCTCATCGAGCGATCCGTCGAAGCCGACGTCCACGTGCGCGGCAACGAGATCACGCTCACCGGCTCCCCCGCCGACAACGCGTTCGCCGAGCGGCTCTTCGCCGAGCTCCTGACGCTGGTCGAGCGCGGCGAGGTACTCACCCCCGACGCCGTCAACCGGACGATCGCGATGCTCAAGTCGGGCGGCGACGAACGTCCGGCCGAGGTGCTCACCCTCAACATCATCTCGAGGCGCGGGAAGACAATTCGTCCGAAAACCCTCAACCAGAAGCGGTACGTCGACGCGATCGACGACCACACGATCGTGTTCGGCATCGGCCCGGCCGGTACTGGCAAGACGTATCTGGCGATGGCCAAGGCCGTCCAGGCGCTGCAGGCCAAGCAGGTCAACCGCATCATCCTGACCCGGCCGGCGGTCGAGGCGGGCGAGCGGCTCGGCTTCCTGCCCGGCACGCTCTACGAGAAGATCGACCCGTACCTGCGGCCGCTCTACGACGCGCTGCACGACATGGTCGACCCCGACTCGATTCCGCGCCTCATGCAGGCCGGCACGATCGAGGTCGCCCCGCTGGCCTACATGCGCGGCCGCACGCTCAACGACGCGTTCATCATCCTCGACGAGGCCCAGAACACCACGGCCGAGCAGATGAAGATGTTCCTGACCCGGCTCGGGTTCGGCTCGAAGATCGTCGTCACCGGCGACGTGACCCAGGTCGACCTGCCCGGCGGCGCCACCAGCGGCCTGCGGGTCGTCCGGGAAATCCTGGACGGCGTCGACGACGTGCACTTCGCCGAGCTCTCCAGCACCGACGTCGTGCGGCACCGGCTGGTCGGCGACATCGTCGACGCGTACGCGCGCTACGACGCCGACCACGACGGTGGCGGCCGACGCGCCGCGGGTGGCCGCCCGGGCCGCCGCAACTGA
- a CDS encoding MarR family winged helix-turn-helix transcriptional regulator codes for MTDTQETAATREAAATRETHWLSPDEQRTWRAYIEANRLLNEALDRQLQRDAGMPHTYYEILVRLADVPGHSLRMSELAHSSLSSRSRLSHAVSRLEERGWVRRESCPTDGRGALAVLTDEGYRVLREAAPAHVAEVRKRLMDRLTPEQVAQLGEIARAICGESAEAAR; via the coding sequence GTGACCGATACCCAGGAGACCGCAGCGACCCGGGAGGCCGCAGCGACCCGGGAGACGCACTGGCTCAGCCCGGACGAGCAGCGCACCTGGCGCGCGTACATCGAAGCCAACCGGCTGTTGAACGAGGCGCTCGACCGGCAGTTGCAGCGCGACGCGGGAATGCCGCACACGTACTACGAGATCCTCGTCCGCCTGGCCGACGTACCCGGCCACAGCCTGCGGATGAGCGAACTGGCCCATTCGTCCCTCTCGTCCCGAAGCCGCCTGTCGCACGCCGTATCGCGGCTCGAGGAGCGCGGCTGGGTCCGGCGGGAGAGTTGCCCGACCGACGGCCGCGGTGCGCTGGCCGTCCTGACCGACGAGGGCTACCGCGTACTCCGCGAAGCCGCACCCGCGCACGTCGCCGAGGTGCGTAAACGCCTGATGGACCGGCTCACCCCGGAACAGGTCGCCCAGCTCGGGGAGATCGCCAGGGCGATCTGCGGCGAGTCGGCCGAGGCTGCGCGTTAG
- a CDS encoding hemolysin family protein, giving the protein MSTPGLLLAAAGLVVVAGAVAAADTAFNQLSRARAEEMQRAGTRGAGNLVALLGNLPVHVSLLLLIRLACETTSIVLVALVAIDRWGPGWLAALVTAASMTVISFVLIGVGPRTIGRLHPYPVALASAGITRWLGRVLNPLARLLILVGNMVTPGRGFREGPFATETELRELVDLAEQRGVVESDEREMIHSVFELGDTIVREVMVPRPEIVWIERTKTVRQATSLALRSGFSRIPVLGESIDDIVGVAYLKDMVRRVQGQPEADRQLRVEQVMRDAEFVPESKPVADLLREMQQRRIHMAIVIDEYGGTAGLVTIEDILEEIVGEIADEYDNERPPVENLDDGSVRVTARLPVEDLGELLDVELPDYSDDIETVGGLLAHELGKVPIPGASVRIQGLELTAESAGGRRNRIDTVLVRRLEPSSDDDVPAEETHTADV; this is encoded by the coding sequence ATGAGTACCCCGGGTCTGTTGCTGGCCGCGGCCGGGCTGGTCGTGGTGGCCGGGGCGGTCGCGGCCGCCGACACCGCGTTCAACCAGCTCTCCCGGGCCCGCGCCGAGGAGATGCAGCGCGCGGGCACCCGGGGGGCCGGGAACCTGGTCGCGCTGCTGGGCAACCTGCCGGTGCACGTCAGCCTGTTGCTGCTGATCCGGCTGGCCTGCGAGACGACGTCGATCGTCCTGGTGGCGCTGGTCGCGATCGACCGCTGGGGCCCCGGGTGGCTGGCCGCGCTGGTCACGGCGGCGAGCATGACCGTGATCAGCTTCGTGCTGATCGGCGTCGGGCCGCGGACGATCGGCCGGCTGCACCCGTACCCGGTCGCGCTGGCGAGCGCCGGGATCACCCGGTGGCTGGGCCGCGTGCTCAACCCGCTGGCCCGCCTGCTGATCCTCGTCGGCAACATGGTGACGCCCGGCCGCGGGTTCCGGGAGGGCCCGTTCGCGACCGAGACCGAGCTGCGCGAGCTGGTCGACCTGGCCGAGCAGCGCGGGGTCGTGGAGAGCGACGAGCGCGAGATGATTCACTCGGTGTTCGAGCTCGGCGACACGATCGTCCGCGAGGTGATGGTGCCCCGGCCGGAGATCGTCTGGATCGAGCGCACGAAGACCGTCCGCCAGGCGACGTCGCTGGCGTTGCGCAGCGGGTTCTCGCGGATCCCGGTACTGGGCGAGAGCATCGACGACATCGTCGGCGTCGCCTATCTGAAGGACATGGTCCGGCGGGTGCAGGGTCAGCCGGAGGCCGACCGCCAGTTGCGGGTCGAGCAGGTCATGCGCGACGCGGAGTTCGTGCCGGAGTCCAAGCCGGTGGCCGACCTGCTGCGCGAGATGCAGCAGCGGCGGATCCACATGGCGATCGTGATCGACGAGTACGGCGGCACCGCCGGGCTGGTGACGATCGAAGACATTCTCGAGGAGATCGTCGGCGAGATCGCCGACGAGTACGACAACGAGCGGCCGCCGGTCGAGAACCTCGACGACGGCTCGGTGCGGGTCACCGCCCGGCTGCCGGTCGAGGACCTCGGCGAGCTGCTCGACGTCGAGCTGCCGGACTATTCGGACGACATCGAGACGGTCGGTGGGCTGCTCGCGCACGAGCTCGGGAAGGTGCCGATCCCCGGGGCGTCGGTGCGCATCCAGGGCCTGGAGCTGACCGCGGAGAGCGCGGGCGGCCGGCGGAACCGGATCGACACGGTTCTGGTCCGGCGGCTCGAACCTTCGTCCGACGACGACGTACCGGCTGAGGAGACGCACACCGCCGATGTCTGA
- a CDS encoding serine hydrolase domain-containing protein, which produces MTPADEAATACERIIRTLQADERVPAISAAVTRADRPAWTFHIGDAGAGRPVRPATQFRIGSVTKTFTAVLVLQLRDAGMLDLDDQLDAHLALPAHGQLTIRSVLNHTSGLQREPWGNLWDTIDVPDGPRLLEEVAKAEAVLSPRRRWHYSNLGFALLGHLVAAKTGSSWPDVLQDRLLTPLGLTDTTVQPRDDAAQGYLVEAYSDFARPEPHFDLAGAAAAAQLWSTADDMARWALFLAQPDPAVIARSTLEEMYEPVVVTDPVHWHTGWGLGLQVAPQGIGSDRAIDIGHNGAMPGFLAGVWCRRGVTIGAAVLGSSGTAGGIVAAPHQLIAASLREDPMDVEPFVIGDAAPREYAGILGRWWSEGSEFVFRWTKGHLEARSASAVAAAPPAVFAFEAPDLLRTVSGREAGERLELFRDPDGTVSYMRWATYRFTRDQETYA; this is translated from the coding sequence ATGACACCGGCCGACGAGGCAGCTACTGCCTGCGAGCGAATCATCCGAACGCTGCAGGCCGACGAGCGGGTTCCCGCCATTTCGGCGGCGGTCACCCGCGCTGATCGTCCTGCGTGGACGTTCCACATCGGAGACGCGGGAGCGGGCAGACCGGTTCGGCCGGCCACTCAGTTCCGCATCGGATCGGTCACCAAGACGTTCACCGCGGTGCTCGTGCTCCAGCTGCGTGACGCCGGGATGCTCGACCTCGACGACCAGCTCGACGCCCACCTGGCGCTGCCCGCCCACGGCCAGCTGACGATCCGGAGCGTGCTCAACCACACGTCCGGGCTGCAGCGCGAGCCGTGGGGCAACCTGTGGGACACGATCGACGTCCCGGACGGGCCTCGGCTGCTGGAGGAGGTCGCGAAGGCGGAAGCGGTGCTGTCGCCGCGACGGCGCTGGCACTACTCGAACCTGGGATTCGCGCTGCTGGGGCATCTGGTGGCGGCGAAGACCGGGTCGTCGTGGCCGGACGTGCTGCAGGACCGGCTGCTGACGCCGCTGGGGCTGACCGACACCACCGTGCAGCCCCGGGACGACGCCGCGCAGGGATACCTGGTCGAGGCGTACAGCGATTTCGCCCGTCCGGAGCCGCACTTCGACCTGGCCGGAGCCGCGGCCGCGGCCCAGCTCTGGAGCACGGCCGACGACATGGCCCGCTGGGCGCTGTTCCTGGCCCAGCCCGACCCGGCGGTGATCGCCCGGTCGACGCTCGAGGAGATGTACGAGCCGGTCGTCGTCACCGACCCGGTGCACTGGCACACCGGGTGGGGGCTGGGGTTGCAGGTCGCGCCCCAGGGGATCGGGAGCGACCGGGCCATCGACATCGGGCACAACGGCGCGATGCCCGGGTTCCTGGCCGGGGTCTGGTGCCGCCGGGGCGTGACGATCGGGGCCGCGGTGCTCGGGTCGTCGGGCACTGCCGGGGGCATCGTGGCGGCGCCGCACCAGCTGATCGCGGCCTCGCTGCGGGAAGACCCGATGGACGTCGAGCCGTTCGTCATCGGAGACGCGGCCCCGCGGGAGTACGCCGGGATCCTCGGGCGGTGGTGGTCGGAGGGGTCCGAGTTCGTGTTCCGGTGGACGAAGGGGCATCTCGAGGCGCGGTCGGCGTCGGCGGTGGCGGCGGCCCCGCCCGCGGTGTTCGCGTTCGAGGCGCCCGACCTGCTGCGCACGGTCTCCGGCCGGGAGGCGGGGGAGCGGCTGGAGCTGTTCCGGGATCCCGACGGGACGGTTTCGTACATGCGGTGGGCGACGTACCGTTTCACCCGCGATCAGGAAACTTACGCATAA
- the ybeY gene encoding rRNA maturation RNase YbeY has protein sequence MSIEISNESGHEVDEAALLAVARNTLDEMGVNPMAELSILLIDVGYMAELNHRWMEKTGPTDVLAFPMDELDADRGPGADEDGPEPTLLGDVVLCPAVAERQAKAAGHSTPDELMLLTVHGILHLLGYDHAEPEEEREMFGLQNRLVSAYRRSIGMPATADLKPTISDH, from the coding sequence ATGTCGATCGAGATCTCGAACGAATCGGGGCACGAGGTAGACGAGGCCGCGCTGCTGGCCGTCGCCCGCAACACCCTGGACGAAATGGGTGTCAACCCGATGGCCGAGCTGTCGATCCTGCTGATCGACGTCGGGTACATGGCCGAGCTGAACCATCGCTGGATGGAGAAGACCGGCCCCACCGACGTCCTCGCGTTCCCGATGGACGAGCTGGACGCCGACCGCGGCCCCGGCGCCGACGAAGACGGCCCCGAGCCCACGCTGCTCGGGGACGTCGTCCTCTGCCCGGCGGTGGCCGAGCGGCAGGCCAAGGCGGCCGGGCACTCGACGCCGGACGAGCTGATGCTGCTCACCGTGCACGGCATCCTGCACCTGCTCGGCTACGACCACGCCGAGCCGGAGGAGGAGCGCGAGATGTTCGGTCTGCAGAACCGGCTGGTCAGCGCGTACCGGCGGAGCATCGGCATGCCGGCGACCGCCGACCTCAAGCCGACGATCTCCGACCACTGA
- a CDS encoding 16S rRNA (uracil(1498)-N(3))-methyltransferase: MTDPVFLIDELPPVGPAVLDGPEGRHAALVRRLGPGETLLLADGAGGQASCVVVAAERDSLRLDVRSVEQVLRPTPTVTVVQALPKGDRGEAAVEMMTEAGVDVVVPWQASRSVTRWKEARGDKALARWRSTGREAAKQSRRLWLPEISDLASTADVLRVLGDVDLALILHEDADEPLAVTPLDRATGSVALVVGPEGGIAPDELNGFVAAGARPVRLGPTVLRTSTAGVAALAILNARTARWT; this comes from the coding sequence ATGACGGATCCGGTCTTCCTGATTGACGAGCTGCCGCCGGTCGGCCCGGCGGTGCTCGACGGGCCCGAGGGCCGGCACGCCGCACTGGTGCGCCGGCTCGGGCCGGGGGAGACGTTGCTGCTCGCCGACGGCGCCGGCGGCCAGGCGTCCTGCGTCGTCGTGGCGGCCGAGCGCGATTCGCTGCGGCTCGACGTCCGGAGCGTGGAGCAGGTGCTCCGGCCGACGCCGACGGTCACCGTCGTGCAGGCGCTGCCGAAGGGTGATCGCGGCGAAGCCGCGGTCGAGATGATGACCGAGGCCGGGGTCGACGTCGTCGTTCCCTGGCAGGCCTCGCGGTCGGTCACCCGCTGGAAGGAAGCCCGCGGCGACAAGGCGCTGGCCCGGTGGCGCAGCACCGGCCGCGAAGCGGCCAAGCAGTCCCGGCGGCTCTGGCTGCCCGAGATCTCCGATCTCGCCTCCACTGCGGACGTGCTTCGGGTGCTCGGCGACGTCGATCTGGCGTTGATCCTGCACGAGGACGCCGACGAGCCGCTGGCCGTGACCCCGCTCGACCGGGCGACCGGATCGGTGGCGCTGGTCGTGGGGCCGGAAGGCGGGATAGCGCCGGACGAGCTGAACGGGTTCGTCGCGGCCGGGGCCCGGCCGGTGCGGCTCGGGCCGACCGTGCTGAGGACGTCCACGGCCGGTGTCGCCGCGCTTGCGATTCTCAACGCGCGAACCGCACGTTGGACTTGA
- the hrcA gene encoding heat-inducible transcriptional repressor HrcA, whose product MTLDERKLAVLRAIVQDYVNTEEPVGSKALAERHQLGVSPATIRNDMAVLEEEGYIAQPHTSAGRIPTDKGYRLFVDRLAGVKPLSVAERRAIQTLLNGAIDLDDVVTRTVRLLAQLTRQVAVVQYPSLTRSSVRHVELVQLSANRLLLVLITDTGRVDQRTVEFPAGISDDDVNVLRATVNSALAGQRLSDAPTRVEELLDSISPALRPALTTVASVLLETLVERREERVVLAGAANLTRSTVDFRGSVFPILEALEEQVVLLKLVGEVDSPTVLRVRIGDENQVEELRGISVVTTAYGAGDTALAGLGVVGPTRMDYPGTISAVRAVARYVGEILAGN is encoded by the coding sequence GTGACGCTTGACGAGCGGAAGCTGGCGGTCCTCCGGGCCATCGTGCAGGACTACGTCAACACCGAAGAGCCGGTCGGCAGCAAGGCGCTGGCCGAGCGTCACCAGCTCGGCGTCTCTCCGGCGACGATCCGCAACGACATGGCCGTGTTGGAAGAAGAGGGCTACATCGCCCAGCCGCACACCAGCGCCGGGCGCATCCCCACCGACAAGGGCTACCGCCTGTTCGTCGACCGGCTGGCCGGCGTCAAGCCGCTCTCGGTCGCCGAGCGGCGGGCCATCCAGACGCTGCTCAACGGAGCGATCGACCTCGACGACGTGGTGACGCGCACGGTCCGGCTGCTGGCTCAGCTGACCCGGCAGGTCGCGGTCGTCCAGTACCCGAGCCTCACCCGCAGCTCGGTCCGGCACGTCGAGCTCGTCCAGCTGAGCGCCAACCGCCTGCTGCTGGTGCTGATCACCGACACCGGCCGGGTCGACCAGCGCACGGTCGAGTTCCCGGCCGGCATCAGCGACGACGACGTCAACGTGCTGCGGGCGACGGTCAACAGCGCGCTCGCCGGCCAGCGGCTGTCGGACGCGCCGACCCGGGTCGAGGAGCTGCTCGACTCGATCTCGCCCGCGCTGCGTCCGGCGCTGACCACCGTGGCCAGCGTGCTGCTCGAGACGCTCGTCGAACGGCGGGAAGAACGGGTCGTCCTGGCGGGCGCCGCGAACCTGACTCGCAGTACGGTTGACTTCCGGGGTTCGGTCTTCCCGATCCTGGAAGCACTGGAGGAGCAGGTGGTGCTCCTGAAGCTCGTCGGTGAGGTCGATTCGCCGACGGTGCTGCGGGTCCGGATCGGCGACGAGAACCAGGTTGAGGAGTTGCGGGGCATTTCAGTGGTGACTACGGCCTACGGTGCAGGTGACACCGCATTGGCCGGCCTCGGGGTGGTGGGTCCGACTCGGATGGACTACCCCGGCACGATCAGCGCGGTCCGTGCCGTAGCGCGGTACGTCGGCGAAATTCTCGCAGGGAACTGA
- a CDS encoding cytidine deaminase: MSDALDPEDAKIVTLARSTRARNGAPEGAAVRDTDGRTYAASTVALPSLSLSALQVAVAMAVSSGAPGLEAAAVVTASGVAEAAGTAAVRDLTPGAPILIADPSGAVVARA, encoded by the coding sequence ATGTCTGACGCTCTCGATCCCGAAGACGCCAAGATCGTCACGCTGGCCCGCTCGACCCGGGCGCGCAACGGCGCTCCCGAGGGGGCGGCCGTGCGAGACACGGATGGCCGGACGTATGCGGCCTCCACGGTGGCGCTGCCGTCGCTGTCGTTGTCGGCTCTGCAGGTGGCGGTGGCGATGGCGGTGTCCAGCGGTGCGCCGGGCCTGGAGGCGGCCGCGGTGGTGACGGCATCCGGTGTGGCGGAGGCGGCGGGGACGGCCGCGGTCCGAGACCTGACGCCCGGTGCGCCGATTTTGATCGCCGACCCGTCCGGCGCGGTGGTGGCGCGCGCCTGA
- the dnaJ gene encoding molecular chaperone DnaJ, whose amino-acid sequence MAKDYYGILGVARDATPEEIKRAYRRLARELHPDVNPDAEAQEKFKDVSVAYEVLSDPAKRELVDLGGDPMAPGGGGGPAGGPGGPFTMGFQDIMDAFFGGATTRGPRPRTRPGSDALIRLDLDLVDMAFGVNQELTVDTAVRCTTCSGAGTAPGTHPATCEVCGGRGEVQTVQRSFLGQVMTSRPCAACQGFGTVIPHPCPGCAGDGRVRSRRTLTVKVPAGVEDGMRIRLAGEGEVGPGGGPPGDLYVEVHERPHDVFTRQGDDLHCRVSLPMTAASLGTNINLKTLDGEEQIEVKAGTQPGTVVRVRARGVPHLRGSGRGDLHVHLEVRTPTRLDAEQERLMRELAKLRGEERPEPMRAQGGFFSKVRDAFNGHA is encoded by the coding sequence GTGGCGAAGGACTACTACGGCATCCTCGGCGTGGCGCGGGACGCGACGCCCGAGGAGATCAAACGGGCCTACCGCCGGCTCGCGCGCGAGCTGCACCCGGACGTGAACCCTGATGCCGAGGCACAGGAGAAGTTCAAGGACGTCTCGGTCGCGTACGAGGTGCTGTCCGATCCGGCCAAGCGCGAGCTGGTCGACCTCGGCGGCGACCCGATGGCGCCCGGCGGTGGCGGCGGCCCGGCCGGCGGCCCCGGCGGTCCGTTCACGATGGGCTTCCAGGACATCATGGACGCGTTCTTCGGCGGCGCCACCACGCGCGGCCCGCGTCCGCGGACCCGGCCCGGTTCCGACGCGCTGATCCGGCTCGACCTCGACCTGGTCGACATGGCGTTCGGCGTCAACCAGGAACTCACCGTCGACACCGCGGTGCGCTGCACCACGTGTTCCGGCGCCGGCACCGCTCCCGGCACCCACCCGGCCACCTGCGAGGTCTGCGGTGGACGCGGTGAGGTCCAGACGGTCCAGCGCTCGTTCCTCGGCCAGGTCATGACGTCCCGGCCCTGTGCGGCCTGTCAGGGCTTCGGCACGGTCATCCCGCACCCCTGCCCCGGCTGCGCCGGCGACGGCCGGGTGCGCAGCCGCCGGACGCTGACCGTCAAGGTCCCGGCCGGGGTGGAAGACGGCATGCGGATCCGGCTGGCCGGCGAGGGCGAGGTCGGCCCGGGCGGTGGTCCTCCCGGCGACCTCTACGTCGAGGTGCACGAGCGCCCGCACGACGTCTTCACCCGTCAGGGCGACGACCTGCACTGCCGGGTCTCGCTGCCGATGACCGCGGCGTCGCTGGGCACGAACATCAACCTCAAGACGCTCGACGGCGAGGAGCAGATCGAGGTCAAGGCGGGCACCCAGCCCGGCACCGTGGTCCGGGTCCGCGCGCGGGGTGTGCCGCACCTGCGGGGCAGCGGCCGGGGCGACCTGCACGTCCACCTCGAGGTCCGGACGCCGACGCGTCTCGACGCGGAGCAGGAGCGGCTGATGCGCGAGCTGGCGAAGCTGCGGGGTGAGGAGCGCCCCGAGCCGATGCGCGCGCAGGGCGGTTTTTTCTCCAAGGTCCGTGACGCGTTCAACGGACACGCCTAG